A window of Rhododendron vialii isolate Sample 1 chromosome 11a, ASM3025357v1 contains these coding sequences:
- the LOC131307073 gene encoding uncharacterized protein LOC131307073, translated as MVRQTTRPDQLLVIHRRRRHGRHAAATFNILIMREELQQLRGEEPEDQDPRIRDGGRRRRGDDDRRAVFGKATERISSGEWHALVLANLGLLLGLIQIYQNRKVSLFETRPAAMSISLAALCISVFAPAALLKFKAVKVDEEEQTTGQFLYCRVNRDMNVLISGVVTLSCLVSVFVADGLVWVVLVSCACIVSALLVAWCFLFLSIFGRTKSGHGESGLGRV; from the exons ATGGTACGACAAACGACAAGGCCTGATCAACTGCTGGTCATTCATCGTCGTCGTCGACACGGGCGACATGCTGCTGCCACCTTCAACATCCTCATCATGAG AGAGGAATTACAACAATTGAGAGGAGAAGAACCGGAGGATCAGGACCCGAGGATACGTGATGGTGGTCGTCGTCGTCGGGGAGATGATGATCGGCG TGCTGTTTTTGGAAAGGCAACAGAAAGGATTTCATCTGGAGAATGGCATGCTTTGGTCTTGGCCAATCTCGGGTTGCTTCTGGGCCTCATCCAGATATATCAGAACCGAAAAGTTTCTCTATTTGAAACTCGCCCCGCCGCCATGTCCATTTCCCTCGCAGCATTATGCATCTCTGTCTTCGCACCAGCAGCACTGCTCAAATTCAAAGCAGTGAAAGTGGACGAGGAGGAGCAAACCACAGGGCAATTTCTCTACTGCCGTGTAAACCGCGACATGAATGTCCTGATCTCAG GTGTTGTTACCCTGTCATGCCTTGTATCCGTCTTCGTCGCAGATGGGCTCGTTTGGGTTGTGTTAGTCTCATGTGCTTGTATCGTCTCTGCTCTACTTGTGGCTTGGTGTTTCCTGTTTCTATCCATTTTTGGAAGGACCAAATCCGGCCATGGTGAATCGGGGCTAGGAAGGGTGTAA